The Pseudomonas allokribbensis genome has a window encoding:
- the ureG gene encoding urease accessory protein UreG → MNTQPLRVGIGGPVGSGKTALTLALCLALRERYNLAVVTNDIYTREDADFLVRNEALAPERIIGVETGGCPHTAIREDASINLEAVDQLNRRFPGLDLILVESGGDNLSATFSPELSDLTIYVIDVSAGDKLPRKGGPGICKSDLLVINKIDLAPLVGASLEMMNSDTQRMRNGKPFVFSNQKTGQGLEDIIAFIERQGLLTAA, encoded by the coding sequence ATGAACACACAACCCCTTCGCGTCGGCATTGGCGGCCCGGTCGGTTCCGGCAAAACCGCGTTGACCCTGGCCCTGTGTCTGGCGCTGCGCGAACGCTACAACCTGGCGGTGGTCACCAACGACATCTACACCCGCGAAGACGCCGACTTTCTGGTTCGCAATGAAGCGCTGGCGCCGGAACGCATCATCGGCGTGGAAACCGGTGGCTGCCCGCACACGGCGATTCGCGAAGACGCCTCGATCAACCTTGAAGCGGTGGATCAACTGAACCGGCGTTTTCCGGGACTGGACCTGATTCTGGTGGAGTCCGGCGGCGACAACCTTTCCGCCACCTTCAGCCCGGAGCTGTCCGACCTGACCATCTACGTGATCGACGTGTCGGCCGGCGACAAGCTGCCGCGCAAGGGCGGGCCCGGCATTTGCAAATCCGACCTGCTGGTGATCAACAAGATCGACCTCGCGCCGCTGGTCGGCGCCTCGCTGGAGATGATGAACAGCGACACTCAACGCATGCGCAACGGCAAGCCGTTCGTGTTCAGCAACCAGAAAACCGGTCAGGGCCTGGAAGACATCATCGCCTTCATCGAACGCCAGGGCCTGCTGACCGCAGCCTGA
- the ureE gene encoding urease accessory protein UreE: MLVIHRRIDPQPVWAAELHLTFEARSKSRLRCFSAEGEDVGLFLERGQPPLHDGECLQAEDGRIVRVCARPEQLLHVTCANAFELTRAAYHLGNRHVALQVGDGWLRLLDDYVLKAMLEQLGAQVESIEAPFQPEHGAYGGGHHHSRHGDEDFNYAPKLHQFGVRL; the protein is encoded by the coding sequence ATGCTGGTGATTCATCGCAGAATCGACCCTCAACCCGTCTGGGCCGCCGAGTTGCACCTGACTTTCGAAGCCCGGAGCAAAAGCCGCCTGCGCTGTTTCAGTGCCGAAGGCGAAGACGTCGGATTGTTTCTGGAGCGCGGCCAGCCGCCGCTGCATGACGGCGAATGCCTGCAAGCCGAAGATGGCCGGATCGTCCGGGTCTGCGCCCGCCCCGAACAATTGCTGCACGTCACCTGCGCCAACGCTTTCGAATTGACCCGCGCGGCCTATCACCTGGGCAATCGCCATGTTGCGCTGCAAGTCGGTGACGGCTGGTTGCGTCTGCTCGACGATTACGTACTCAAGGCGATGCTTGAACAACTGGGCGCGCAGGTCGAATCCATCGAAGCCCCGTTCCAGCCGGAACACGGCGCCTACGGTGGCGGCCATCACCATTCGCGACACGGTGACGAGGACTTCAACTACGCGCCGAAACTCCACCAGTTCGGCGTCCGTTTGTGA
- a CDS encoding LysR substrate-binding domain-containing protein, protein MFASLPLTALRAFESASRLLSFKAAAEELAVTPTAISHQIRSLEDWLGVALFERLPRQVRLTEGGERLFRSLHGAFLEVAQSVDTLRPQRSGSSLTLSTTAAFAALWLVPRLGRFYAKHPNINVRLDTHCEVIDLHQDASVDLVLRYSLDDYPNLYGLCLFDESFGVYGSPEQVALAARRTPALISVRWHNSKLYAHGWEAWCAQSGENWLKQHPAIREYDEEHYALQAAIAGQGLVLASNILVSESVASGLLVPYKGEVQVDGAGYSALCVPGRERHPPVKAFFAWLRDEALLSGLSPRS, encoded by the coding sequence ATGTTCGCTTCATTGCCGCTGACCGCCCTGCGCGCGTTCGAATCCGCCTCACGGCTATTGAGCTTCAAGGCTGCCGCCGAAGAACTGGCGGTGACGCCGACGGCGATTTCCCATCAGATCCGCTCGCTGGAGGACTGGCTCGGCGTGGCGCTGTTCGAACGCCTGCCGCGTCAGGTGCGACTGACCGAGGGTGGCGAGCGGCTGTTCCGCAGCCTGCACGGGGCGTTTCTGGAGGTGGCGCAAAGCGTCGACACCCTGCGCCCGCAACGCAGCGGCAGCAGCCTGACGCTGTCGACCACCGCCGCCTTCGCCGCGCTGTGGCTGGTGCCGCGACTGGGGCGGTTTTACGCGAAACACCCGAACATCAATGTGCGGCTGGACACCCATTGCGAAGTGATCGACCTGCATCAGGACGCCAGCGTCGATCTGGTGTTGCGCTACAGCCTCGACGACTACCCGAACCTCTACGGGTTGTGCCTGTTCGATGAATCGTTCGGCGTGTACGGCTCGCCGGAACAGGTGGCACTGGCCGCCCGCCGCACCCCGGCGTTGATCAGCGTGCGTTGGCATAACTCGAAGCTCTACGCCCATGGCTGGGAAGCGTGGTGCGCGCAGTCAGGCGAGAACTGGTTGAAACAGCACCCGGCGATCCGCGAATACGACGAAGAACATTACGCGCTGCAAGCCGCCATCGCCGGGCAAGGGCTGGTGCTGGCGAGCAATATTCTGGTGTCGGAGAGCGTCGCCAGCGGTCTGCTGGTGCCGTACAAGGGCGAGGTGCAAGTCGATGGCGCCGGTTACAGCGCCCTGTGCGTTCCAGGGCGCGAGCGGCATCCACCGGTGAAAGCGTTTTTTGCCTGGCTGCGCGATGAGGCGCTGCTGTCGGGACTGTCGCCGCGATCGTAG
- a CDS encoding AGE family epimerase/isomerase: MPHASRSTSLPELTTLFGEVQQHFLDVIVPLWQGPGWNADMALPYEALDAAHQPLPPQRYRAMACARQLYLFSSLIGVVDNAEARAAALFRSLQRHFHDAEHGGWFYSIDPQGKPLDQRKDLYTHAFILFACAHYWEKSREPLVESTLNAALEVIGRRFATGDGLYEACLDRDWITLETGPLQNPLMHLAEAFLATLAVREDAQVKQALSELCTAMHKRFVDPQHGVLMEKPLGAVDNWYEPGHQFEWYFLLESSPLLRGSKLHAALDRAFAFTEQFGVVQPSGAVRAMLDLNRDGRPKDSTQRIWAQAEYLRALTLRPGSEAAVLRQLQALQQRFLHAGGWNECRDEQGEVSRKDMPSTTPYHLATCYRGLADYLS; the protein is encoded by the coding sequence ATGCCCCACGCTTCCCGCTCCACCTCTCTGCCTGAATTGACCACCCTGTTCGGTGAAGTGCAACAGCACTTTCTGGACGTGATCGTGCCCCTCTGGCAAGGACCGGGCTGGAACGCCGACATGGCGTTGCCTTACGAAGCGCTGGACGCCGCGCATCAGCCGCTGCCACCGCAGCGCTATCGGGCCATGGCCTGCGCACGGCAGCTGTATCTGTTTTCCAGCCTGATCGGGGTTGTGGATAACGCCGAAGCTCGGGCGGCCGCACTGTTCCGCTCCCTGCAACGGCACTTCCACGATGCCGAGCACGGCGGCTGGTTCTACAGCATCGATCCGCAGGGCAAACCGCTGGATCAGCGCAAGGACCTCTACACCCACGCCTTCATCCTGTTCGCTTGCGCGCATTACTGGGAAAAGTCCCGCGAGCCCTTGGTCGAATCGACCCTGAACGCTGCGCTGGAAGTCATCGGCCGGCGTTTCGCCACCGGTGACGGCCTCTATGAAGCCTGCCTCGACCGTGACTGGATTACCCTGGAAACCGGCCCGCTGCAAAACCCATTGATGCACCTGGCCGAAGCCTTCCTGGCCACGCTGGCCGTGCGCGAAGACGCACAGGTCAAGCAAGCGCTGAGCGAGTTATGCACAGCCATGCACAAGCGTTTCGTCGATCCGCAACATGGCGTGCTGATGGAAAAACCGCTGGGGGCTGTGGATAACTGGTATGAACCGGGCCATCAGTTCGAGTGGTATTTCCTGCTGGAGTCCTCGCCCCTGCTGCGCGGTTCGAAACTGCATGCCGCCCTGGACCGGGCCTTTGCGTTCACCGAGCAGTTCGGTGTGGTGCAGCCGTCCGGTGCCGTGCGGGCCATGCTCGATCTGAATAGGGACGGACGCCCGAAAGATTCGACCCAGCGCATCTGGGCCCAGGCCGAATACCTGCGCGCGCTGACACTGCGTCCGGGCAGCGAAGCCGCCGTGCTGCGCCAGTTGCAGGCGTTGCAGCAGCGCTTCCTGCATGCAGGTGGCTGGAACGAGTGCCGCGACGAACAGGGCGAGGTCAGCCGCAAGGACATGCCGTCGACCACGCCGTATCACTTGGCGACCTGCTATCGCGGCCTCGCCGACTATCTGAGCTGA
- a CDS encoding DMT family transporter, which yields MAWLFLLIAAGFEVTFAMGMKYAEGFTRLWPSLVTVVAAVGGIYFLTLAMRELPVSIAYPIWTAIGSLGTVFLGFALLGESLTLVKLLSVGLIVAGVVGLK from the coding sequence GTGGCCTGGCTGTTTCTGCTGATTGCCGCCGGGTTCGAAGTCACCTTCGCCATGGGCATGAAGTACGCCGAGGGTTTCACCCGGCTGTGGCCGTCGCTGGTTACCGTGGTCGCGGCGGTAGGCGGGATTTATTTCCTGACCCTGGCAATGCGCGAGCTGCCGGTGAGCATCGCCTACCCGATCTGGACCGCCATCGGCTCGCTCGGCACGGTGTTTCTCGGTTTCGCGCTGCTGGGCGAGAGCCTGACGCTGGTGAAGTTGCTGTCGGTGGGGCTGATTGTGGCGGGGGTGGTGGGGCTGAAGTAG
- a CDS encoding SDR family oxidoreductase, whose translation MSNTLFITGATSGFGEACARRFAEAGWKLVLTGRREERLNALCAELSKQTEVHGLVLDVRDRKAMEEAIANLPPSFAKLRGLINNAGLALGVDPAPKCDLDDWDTMVDTNVKGLMYSTRLLLPRLIAHGRGAGIVNLGSIAGNYPYPGSHVYGATKAFVKQFSLNLRCDLQGTGVRVSNIEPGLCESEFSLVRFAGDQARYDATYAGAEPIQPQDIAETIFWVLNAPAHININSLELMPVSQTWAGFAIERNKA comes from the coding sequence ATGTCCAACACCCTGTTTATCACCGGCGCGACGTCCGGTTTTGGTGAAGCCTGTGCCCGTCGTTTTGCCGAGGCCGGCTGGAAACTGGTGCTGACCGGTCGTCGTGAAGAACGCCTCAACGCGCTGTGTGCCGAGCTGTCGAAGCAGACCGAAGTGCATGGCCTGGTGCTGGACGTGCGTGATCGCAAGGCGATGGAGGAGGCGATTGCCAACCTGCCGCCGTCCTTCGCCAAGCTGCGCGGCCTGATCAATAACGCAGGTCTCGCGCTGGGCGTGGATCCTGCACCGAAGTGCGACCTCGATGATTGGGACACCATGGTCGACACCAACGTCAAAGGCCTGATGTACAGCACTCGCCTGTTGCTGCCACGCCTGATCGCCCACGGTCGCGGCGCCGGTATCGTCAATCTCGGTTCCATCGCCGGTAACTACCCGTACCCGGGCAGCCACGTTTACGGCGCTACCAAGGCGTTCGTTAAACAGTTCTCGCTGAACCTGCGCTGCGACTTGCAGGGCACCGGCGTACGCGTCAGCAACATCGAGCCGGGGCTGTGCGAGAGCGAGTTCTCGCTGGTGCGCTTCGCGGGCGATCAGGCGCGTTACGACGCGACCTACGCCGGTGCCGAGCCGATCCAGCCGCAGGACATTGCCGAGACCATCTTCTGGGTGTTGAACGCACCGGCGCACATCAACATCAACAGCCTGGAGCTGATGCCGGTGAGCCAGACCTGGGCGGGTTTTGCCATCGAGCGTAACAAGGCTTGA
- a CDS encoding HupE/UreJ family protein, whose product MTLKRILGAVALLLTPALAFAHPGHGDSGLVAGISHPIGGLDHLLAMVAVGLWAAQQQGAARWALPCTFVGTMLIGGLLGFEGLELPALESGIAASVLALGLAVALAVRPPLVMAVAATALFALFHGVAHGLELPDMSSPWAYAAGFVVATAALHATGYAVVRFLPQAAAPLVRLAGAASAVMGAWLLAG is encoded by the coding sequence ATGACACTCAAACGCATTCTCGGCGCCGTCGCACTCCTGCTGACACCGGCACTGGCCTTCGCCCACCCCGGACACGGCGACTCTGGCCTGGTGGCCGGCATCAGCCACCCGATCGGCGGCCTCGACCATTTGCTGGCGATGGTGGCCGTCGGCTTGTGGGCCGCGCAGCAACAAGGCGCCGCGCGCTGGGCGCTGCCGTGCACCTTTGTTGGCACCATGCTGATCGGCGGCCTGCTCGGCTTTGAAGGGCTGGAGTTGCCGGCGCTGGAAAGCGGGATTGCTGCCTCGGTACTGGCGCTGGGCCTGGCGGTGGCGCTGGCGGTGCGCCCGCCATTGGTGATGGCGGTGGCGGCAACGGCGCTGTTTGCGCTGTTCCATGGCGTGGCCCACGGTCTGGAGCTGCCGGACATGTCGAGCCCATGGGCGTATGCCGCCGGTTTCGTGGTCGCGACAGCTGCCCTGCATGCAACGGGTTATGCGGTCGTGCGTTTTCTGCCTCAGGCGGCTGCACCACTGGTGCGACTGGCCGGAGCCGCTTCGGCGGTGATGGGCGCGTGGTTGCTGGCCGGCTGA
- a CDS encoding urease accessory protein UreF: protein MNPAWALLRLASPQLPIGGYSYSQGLEMAVDNGRVDSPDSARRWISDQLLLNLARFEAPLLLAHCQTAADENWDELRKLCESHRASRETRELHLESRQMGYSLQQLLNGLPELDAPARDFLEQCTEPHLALCWALAARAWQINPQDALAAWMWSWLENQLAVLMKTLPLGQQAAQRLTSELLPLLQQAQQDATRINPEHLGSAAFGLSLACMAHERQYSRLFRS from the coding sequence GTGAACCCGGCCTGGGCGCTGCTGCGCCTGGCCAGTCCGCAGTTGCCGATTGGCGGTTACAGCTATTCCCAAGGCCTGGAGATGGCGGTGGATAACGGCCGCGTCGACAGTCCGGACAGCGCTCGCCGCTGGATCAGCGATCAATTGCTGCTCAATCTCGCGCGGTTCGAAGCGCCGCTGCTGCTCGCCCATTGCCAGACCGCAGCGGACGAAAACTGGGATGAATTGCGCAAGCTCTGCGAAAGCCACCGCGCCAGCCGCGAAACCCGTGAACTGCATCTGGAGAGCCGGCAGATGGGCTACTCGTTGCAGCAATTGCTCAACGGCTTGCCCGAACTCGACGCACCGGCCCGCGATTTTCTTGAGCAATGCACCGAACCGCACCTGGCCCTGTGCTGGGCACTGGCGGCCCGCGCCTGGCAGATCAACCCACAGGACGCCCTCGCCGCCTGGATGTGGAGCTGGCTGGAAAACCAGCTCGCGGTGCTGATGAAAACCCTGCCGCTGGGCCAGCAAGCCGCCCAGCGCCTGACCAGCGAACTGCTGCCGCTGCTGCAACAGGCGCAGCAGGACGCCACCCGAATCAATCCCGAACACCTCGGCAGCGCCGCGTTCGGTCTGTCCCTGGCGTGCATGGCCCATGAGCGCCAGTACAGCCGCCTGTTCCGTTCCTAG
- a CDS encoding FMN-dependent NADH-azoreductase, with protein sequence MSKILAIHASPRGERSHSRRLAESFLSAWQIRHPQAQVTRREVGRALIPAVNEAFVAAAFYPEPEARPLSMQADLALSDQLVGELFEHDLLLISMPMYNFNVPSGLKAWVDQIVRLGLTFDHTLDNGIAQYTPLLRGKKALIVTSRGGFGFGPGGELEALNHADPWLRTALGFIGINDVTVVAAEGEESAERTFAVSVAEAEQRLLDLAREF encoded by the coding sequence ATGAGCAAGATTCTTGCGATCCATGCCAGCCCACGCGGTGAGCGCTCCCATTCGCGGCGCCTGGCGGAAAGTTTTCTCAGCGCCTGGCAAATCCGTCATCCACAGGCTCAGGTCACCCGCCGTGAAGTCGGGCGTGCATTGATTCCGGCGGTGAATGAAGCGTTTGTCGCGGCGGCGTTTTACCCGGAGCCCGAGGCTCGGCCGCTGTCGATGCAGGCCGATCTGGCCCTCAGCGATCAACTGGTGGGCGAGTTGTTCGAGCACGACCTGCTGCTGATTTCCATGCCGATGTACAACTTCAACGTGCCCAGCGGCCTCAAGGCCTGGGTCGACCAGATCGTGCGCCTGGGCCTGACGTTCGATCACACCCTGGACAATGGCATCGCCCAGTACACGCCGCTGTTGCGCGGCAAGAAAGCGCTGATCGTCACCAGTCGCGGCGGTTTCGGTTTCGGCCCGGGTGGCGAGCTGGAGGCGCTGAACCACGCCGATCCATGGTTGCGCACGGCGCTGGGTTTCATCGGCATCAACGACGTCACGGTGGTCGCAGCCGAGGGCGAGGAATCCGCCGAACGCACCTTCGCGGTGTCGGTGGCTGAGGCCGAGCAGCGCTTGCTCGACCTGGCCCGGGAGTTCTAA
- a CDS encoding TetR family transcriptional regulator, whose amino-acid sequence MLPRAEQKQQTRNALMDAARHLMESGRGFGSLSLREVTKTAGIVPTGFYRHFADMDELGLVLVSEVGQTFRETIRLVRHNEFVMGGIIDASVRIFLDVVSANRSQFLFLAREQYGGSLPVRQAIGRLRENISSDLAADLALMPKLQHLNREGLSVMADLIVKSVFATLPDIIDPPAEALPEHLTPQAKITQQLRFIFIGLKHWQGLGSTE is encoded by the coding sequence ATGCTGCCCCGCGCCGAACAGAAACAACAGACCCGCAACGCCCTGATGGACGCTGCCCGCCACTTGATGGAAAGCGGCCGAGGATTCGGCAGCCTGAGCCTGCGTGAAGTGACGAAAACCGCTGGCATCGTGCCCACCGGTTTCTACCGGCATTTCGCCGACATGGACGAACTCGGCCTGGTGCTGGTCAGCGAAGTCGGCCAGACCTTCCGCGAAACCATCCGCCTGGTGCGCCACAATGAATTCGTCATGGGCGGGATCATCGATGCGTCGGTACGGATCTTCCTCGACGTAGTCAGTGCCAATCGTTCGCAGTTCCTGTTTCTGGCCCGTGAGCAGTACGGCGGATCGCTGCCGGTGCGTCAGGCCATTGGCCGTTTGCGTGAAAACATCAGTTCCGACCTGGCGGCGGATCTGGCCTTGATGCCCAAACTCCAGCACCTGAACCGTGAAGGCCTGAGCGTGATGGCCGACCTGATCGTCAAATCGGTGTTCGCCACCCTGCCGGACATCATCGATCCACCGGCCGAAGCCCTGCCCGAGCATCTGACGCCACAGGCGAAGATCACCCAGCAGTTGCGCTTCATCTTTATCGGGCTCAAGCACTGGCAAGGGCTCGGGAGTACCGAGTAA
- a CDS encoding AsmA family protein — translation MTRTRKIFAWTFATLVLLLAVLVLIIVFFDWNRIKPPLNAKVSEELHRPFAINGNLAVVWQREPDEGGWRAWVPWPHVVAEDLTLGNPDWSKQPQMVTLKRVELRISPLALLAQRVTIPRIDLTEPNAQLQRLADGRANWTFKFDPKDPNAEPSSWVVDIGAIGFDRGHVTLDDQTLKTNLDLLIDPLGKPIPFSEIVGDKAAKTALEKGGAPQDYAFALKVTGQYHGQKLAGQGKIGGLLALQDAAKPFPLQAQAKIGVTSIELAGTLTDPLNLGALDLRLKLAGASLGNLYPLTGVTLPDTPPYATDGHLIAKLHEPDGAQFRYEQFNGKIGGSDIHGDLAYVASQPRPKLSGALLSNQLLFADLAPLIGADSNDKQKARGGESKQPADKVLPVEEFKTERWRDMDADVEFTGKRIVHSEKLPFTDLYTHLKLNDGELSLEPLRFGVAGGNLDAQIRLNGRTEPLEGRAKLTARKFKLKQLFPTFEPMKTSFGELNGDADISGRGNSVAKLLGGANGNLKMLINDGAISRELMELAGLNVGNYVVGKVFGDKEVKINCAAADFDIKTGLATTRLFVFDTENAIIYIDGTANMATEQLDLTVTPESKGWRLISLRSPLYVRGKFIKPDAGVKAVPLILRGAGMVALGVIAAPAAGLLALVAPSGGEPNQCAPLLEQMKAGKAPVTVKPTR, via the coding sequence ATGACGCGCACGCGTAAAATCTTCGCCTGGACCTTCGCCACCCTCGTGCTGTTGCTGGCGGTGCTGGTCCTGATCATCGTGTTCTTCGATTGGAACCGGATCAAACCGCCCCTCAACGCCAAAGTCTCGGAAGAATTGCACCGACCGTTCGCCATCAACGGCAACCTCGCCGTGGTCTGGCAGCGTGAGCCGGACGAGGGCGGCTGGCGCGCCTGGGTGCCGTGGCCGCATGTGGTGGCCGAAGACCTGACCCTGGGCAACCCGGATTGGTCGAAGCAGCCGCAGATGGTCACCCTCAAGCGGGTTGAACTGCGCATTTCGCCGCTGGCGCTGCTGGCACAACGGGTGACGATCCCGCGTATCGACCTGACTGAACCCAACGCGCAATTGCAGCGCCTGGCCGATGGTCGTGCCAACTGGACGTTCAAGTTCGATCCCAAGGACCCGAATGCCGAGCCCTCGAGCTGGGTGGTGGACATCGGCGCCATCGGTTTCGACAGGGGCCACGTCACTCTGGACGACCAGACCCTCAAGACCAACCTCGACCTGTTGATCGACCCGCTGGGCAAACCGATTCCGTTCAGCGAAATCGTCGGCGACAAAGCGGCGAAAACCGCGCTGGAAAAGGGCGGCGCACCGCAGGATTATGCCTTCGCACTGAAAGTCACCGGCCAGTACCACGGTCAGAAACTCGCCGGCCAGGGCAAGATCGGCGGTCTGCTGGCCTTGCAGGACGCGGCCAAACCGTTCCCGCTGCAGGCCCAGGCGAAGATCGGCGTCACCAGCATCGAACTCGCCGGCACGCTGACCGATCCGCTGAACCTGGGCGCCCTCGACCTGCGCCTGAAACTGGCGGGCGCCAGCCTGGGCAATCTCTATCCGCTGACCGGTGTCACCCTCCCGGACACACCGCCATACGCCACCGACGGTCATTTGATCGCCAAACTGCATGAGCCGGACGGCGCGCAGTTCCGCTATGAACAGTTCAACGGCAAGATCGGCGGCAGCGACATTCACGGCGATCTCGCCTACGTCGCCAGTCAGCCACGGCCCAAGCTGAGTGGCGCGCTGCTGTCCAATCAACTGCTGTTCGCCGACCTCGCACCGTTGATCGGTGCCGACTCCAATGACAAGCAAAAGGCCCGCGGCGGTGAAAGCAAACAGCCGGCGGACAAAGTGCTGCCGGTGGAAGAGTTCAAGACCGAGCGCTGGCGCGATATGGACGCCGACGTCGAATTCACCGGCAAACGCATCGTCCACAGCGAGAAGCTGCCGTTCACCGACCTCTATACCCACCTCAAACTCAACGACGGCGAACTGAGCCTGGAGCCGCTGCGCTTCGGCGTGGCCGGCGGCAACCTTGATGCGCAGATCCGCCTCAATGGCCGCACTGAACCATTGGAAGGTCGGGCAAAACTGACCGCGCGCAAGTTCAAGCTCAAGCAACTGTTCCCGACCTTCGAACCGATGAAGACCAGTTTCGGTGAACTCAATGGTGACGCCGACATCAGCGGTCGCGGCAACTCGGTGGCCAAGCTGCTGGGCGGTGCCAACGGCAACCTGAAGATGCTGATCAATGATGGTGCGATCAGTCGTGAGCTGATGGAACTGGCGGGCCTCAACGTCGGCAACTACGTGGTCGGTAAAGTCTTTGGCGACAAGGAAGTGAAGATCAACTGCGCGGCGGCGGACTTCGACATCAAGACCGGGCTGGCGACCACGCGGCTGTTCGTGTTCGATACCGAGAACGCGATCATCTACATCGACGGCACGGCGAACATGGCCACCGAGCAACTGGACCTGACCGTGACCCCGGAATCCAAGGGCTGGCGTCTGATCTCCCTGCGCTCGCCGTTGTACGTACGCGGCAAATTCATCAAGCCGGATGCCGGGGTGAAAGCGGTGCCGCTGATCCTGCGCGGGGCCGGCATGGTGGCGCTGGGCGTGATCGCCGCGCCGGCGGCGGGGCTGCTGGCGCTGGTGGCGCCGAGCGGCGGCGAGCCGAATCAGTGCGCGCCGTTGCTGGAGCAGATGAAGGCAGGCAAGGCGCCGGTGACCGTCAAACCCACCCGATAG
- a CDS encoding ABC transporter ATP-binding protein: MTQPILELKDLDVFYGPIQALKGVSLQINEGETVSLIGSNGAGKSTLLMSIFGQPRAAGGQIVYQGVDITHKSSHYIASNGIAQSPEGRRVFPDMTVEENLLMGTIPIGDKYAKEDMQRMFELFPRLEERRTQRAMTMSGGEQQMLAIARALMSRPKLLLLDEPSLGLAPIVVKQIFATLRELAKTGMTIFLVEQNANHALKLSDRAYVMVNGEIRLTGTGKELLVNEEVRNAYLGGH, from the coding sequence ATGACGCAACCCATCCTCGAACTCAAGGATCTGGACGTGTTCTACGGCCCGATCCAGGCCCTCAAGGGCGTCTCGCTGCAGATCAACGAAGGTGAAACCGTCAGCCTGATCGGCTCCAACGGCGCGGGCAAGTCGACGCTGCTGATGTCGATCTTCGGCCAGCCACGGGCGGCAGGCGGACAGATCGTTTATCAAGGCGTGGACATCACCCACAAGTCATCGCACTACATCGCCTCCAACGGCATCGCGCAGTCGCCGGAAGGGCGGCGGGTGTTCCCCGACATGACCGTCGAGGAAAACCTGCTGATGGGCACCATCCCGATTGGCGACAAGTACGCCAAGGAAGACATGCAGCGCATGTTCGAGCTGTTCCCGCGGCTTGAAGAGCGTCGCACTCAGCGCGCAATGACCATGTCCGGCGGCGAACAGCAGATGCTCGCCATCGCCCGGGCGCTGATGAGCCGTCCCAAGCTGTTGCTGCTGGATGAGCCGAGCCTGGGGCTGGCGCCGATCGTGGTCAAACAGATCTTCGCCACCCTGCGGGAACTGGCGAAAACCGGCATGACCATTTTCCTTGTCGAGCAGAACGCCAACCATGCGTTGAAACTGTCCGACCGGGCGTACGTGATGGTCAACGGCGAGATCCGCCTGACGGGCACCGGCAAGGAACTGCTGGTGAATGAGGAGGTGCGTAACGCCTATCTCGGCGGGCACTGA
- a CDS encoding cation diffusion facilitator family transporter produces MSNRGEQSLLKQSTILMFAVAIAGIVTGFVSGSQSILFDGFFSLIATFIKVLMLITAKLIAKQSNQRFQFGFWHLEPMVLLIEGSFLLLIAIYAFLNGVFGIINGGREIELGLVIIYAAVFTVVEFAYFFYVRHRNRKLKSSLIQFDNISWLVDAMLSVGLLISFLAALLLKSQGYGEWAKFVDPLILIVLALTMLPPAFKILGPALRDVLGIAPDTLDDQVRQVMDAAKVEHGFDDYVSYVQKHGRARFIEIHVVLPADYRLQSVGQLDVLREAISAKLGKPDAARWLTISFTGDRKWIA; encoded by the coding sequence GTGAGTAACCGAGGTGAGCAGTCGCTGCTCAAACAATCGACCATCCTGATGTTCGCCGTGGCGATCGCCGGGATCGTCACCGGTTTTGTTTCGGGTTCCCAGTCCATCCTGTTCGATGGCTTTTTTTCGTTGATTGCAACGTTCATCAAAGTCCTGATGCTGATCACGGCGAAGCTCATCGCCAAGCAAAGCAACCAGCGCTTCCAGTTCGGCTTTTGGCATCTGGAGCCAATGGTGCTGCTGATCGAGGGCAGTTTCCTGCTGCTGATCGCGATCTATGCGTTTCTCAACGGCGTGTTCGGCATCATCAACGGCGGTCGTGAAATCGAGCTGGGCCTGGTGATCATCTACGCGGCGGTGTTTACCGTTGTCGAGTTCGCCTACTTCTTCTACGTGCGCCACCGTAATCGCAAGCTCAAGTCGAGCCTGATCCAGTTCGACAACATCAGTTGGCTGGTGGACGCGATGCTGTCGGTGGGCCTGTTGATCAGTTTCCTCGCGGCGCTGCTGCTCAAGTCCCAGGGCTATGGCGAATGGGCGAAATTTGTCGACCCGCTGATTCTCATCGTGCTGGCCCTGACCATGCTGCCGCCGGCCTTCAAGATCCTTGGCCCGGCGCTGCGTGACGTGCTCGGTATTGCGCCGGACACGCTGGACGATCAAGTCCGTCAGGTAATGGACGCGGCCAAGGTCGAGCATGGTTTCGACGACTACGTGTCCTATGTGCAGAAACACGGGCGAGCGCGGTTCATCGAGATTCATGTGGTGTTGCCGGCGGATTACCGACTGCAGAGCGTCGGCCAGCTGGATGTGCTGCGCGAGGCGATTTCCGCGAAGCTGGGCAAACCGGATGCGGCGCGCTGGCTGACCATCAGCTTCACTGGCGACAGGAAGTGGATTGCCTGA